The genomic stretch GGTTCAGCTGGCCGGCGTCGTTCCCGATGGCGCGGATCGACCAGATCCTGGTGAAGGGCATCGAGCCGGTCACCTCGTGGACGCTGCCGGAGACCGGGAGCGACCATCTGCCGGTCGCGGCGCGTGTGAAGGTCGACACAACAGCGTCCTAAAAGCCCACGGTAACCGGGCCTTCACCTCCCGGAATACTGCGCCTGGGAGTGTTTGTTCCGCACGTGAACATAAGATGTGTGGACCTCCGCTCCCCGAAAGGCACAGACCCTCCATGCCCCTGGCCCTGCTCGCCCTGGCCGTCGGCGCCTTTGGCATCGGCACGACCGAGTTCGTGATGATGGGCCTGCTGCCCGACGTCGCGGCCGACCTCGGCATCTCCATCCCCAGCGCCGGTCACCTGGTCTCGGCGTACGCCCTCGGCGTCGTCATCGGCGCCCCGCTGCTCGCCGCCGTCACCGCCCGGATGTCCCGCCGCAAGGTCCTGATCGGCCTGATGGTGCTCTTCGTGGCCGGCAACGCGCTGTCCGCCCTCGCCCCCGACAACGGCTGGCTGCTCGCGGCCCGCTTCCTGAGCGGCCTGCCGCACGGCGCCTTCTTCGGCGTAGGCGCGGTGGTCGCCACGAGCCTGGTCGCCCCGGAACGCAAGGCCCGCTCGGTCTCCCTGATGTTCCTGGGCCTGACGGTCGCCAACGTCGCGGGCGTCCCCGTCGCCACGCTCGTGGGCCAGCACCTGGGCTGGCGGGTCACGTTCCTGGGCGTGAGCGCGATAGGCGTAGCGGCTATCGCGTCCCTGGCCCTGCTGATCCCGCGGGATGGTGGGATCAATCCCTCCCACGGCCTGCGCGGCGAGTTGGCCGCCCTGCGCTCCCTCCCCGTGTGGCTGGCCCTCGGCACCACGGTGGCGGGCTTCGGTGCGCTGTTCGCGGCGTACAGCTATGTGACCCCGATGCTGACGGACGCGGCCGGGTACGCCGACGCCAGTGTCACCCTGCTGCTCGCGCTGTTCGGCGTCGGCGCGACGATCGGCAACCTGCTGGGCGGCCGCCTCGCGGACCACGCGATGCGCGCGACGCTGTTCGGCGGGCTGGCGTCGCTGGCGTTGGTGCTGGCCCTGTTCCCGCTGCTCATGTCGTCCGCGTGGAGCGCGGCGCCGGCGGTGGTCCTGCTCGGCACGGCGGCCTTCGTGACCGGTTCCCCCCTCCAACTGATGGTCATGGAGAAGGCGTCGGCAGCCCCCTCCCTGGCCTCCTCCGCCAACCAGGCCGCCTTCAACCTGGCCAACGCCGGGGGTGCTTGGATCGGCGGGGTCGCGCTGGCGGCGGGCTTCGGGGTGACTTCGCCGGCGGTGGCGGGGGCGGGGTTGGCGGTGTTGGGGCTGGGGGTCGCCGGAGTGGCGTACGCCGTGGACCGGCGGCGGGTACCGGAACCGGGCCGCGAGCGACTGATCGCCGGGCATCTGCCTCAGGAGGCGGAGGCTGTGCGGACCTGAACGGGACAGGGGTCCAGAGGTTCCGCCTCTGGACCCCTGTTGGTCCTACGCCGTCTCCCGCCACCCGTTGGTGATCGGCAGCCGTCGGTCCTTGCCGAAGCCCTTGGGCGAGATCTTCGTGCCCGGCGGGTACTGGCGGCGCTTGTACTCGGCCGTGTCGACCATGCGGAGCGTCTTGGTGACGAGGGCCGGGTCGAAGCCCGCGGCGACGATCAGGTCGGCGCCCTGGTCGCGGTCGACGTAGCGCTCCAGGATGGCGTCCAGGACCGGGTAGTCGGGGAGCGAGTCGGTGTCGACCTGGCCGGGGCGCAGTTCCGCGCTCGGGGGCTTGGTGATGGAGTTCTCCGGGATCGGGGGCGTCTGGCCGCGCTCCGCCGCCGAGCGGTTGCGCCACTCCGCGAGGCGGAAGATTGACGTCTTGTAGACGTCCTTGATCGGGCCGTACGCGCCCACCGAGTCGCCGTACAGCGTCGAATACCCCACCGCCAGCTCCGACTTGTTGCCCGGCGCCAGGACGATGTGGCCCTCCTGGTTGGAGATCGCCATGAGGAGGGTACCGCGGAGGCGGGACTGGAGGTTCTCCTCGGCCAGGCCCGTCAGCTCCGTCGACGCCATGTATGCGTCGAACATCGGGGCGATCGGCACCGTACGGAAGTTGAGGCCCGTACGCCGTGCCAGTTCCGCCGCGTCGTCCTTGGAGTGGTCGGAGGAGTACTTCGAGGGCATCGAGACGCCGTACACGTTCTGCGCGCCCACCGCGTCGCAGGCGATGGCGGCGACGAGGGCCGAGTCGATGCCTCCCGACAGTCCGATCAGGACCGACTTGAAGCCGTTCTTGGCGACGTACGCGCGCAGGCCCACGACCAGCGCCGAGTAGACCTCCTCGTCGTCGTCGAGGCGGTCGGCGTAGCCGCCCGTCAGTTCCGGCGTGTAGGCGGGGAGGGGGTCCTCGGAGAGGATCACGCGGTCGATGCGCAGGCCGTCGTCCACCACGCCCGTCGGCGGGTTCGGCGACGCCGCGGGCAGGTCGAGGTCCAGGACCACACAGCCCTCCGCGAACTGCGGCGCCCGCGCGATCACTTCACCGCTCGCGTCGACCACGATCGAGTCACCGTCGAAGACCAGCTCGTCCTGGCCGCCGATCATGGCGAGGTAGGCGGTGGTGCAGCCCGCCTCCTGGGCGCGCTTGCGGACCAGTTCGAGCCGGGTGTCGTCCTTGTCGCGCTCGTACGGCGAGGCGTTGATGGAGAGCAGCAGGCCGGCCCCGGCGGAGCGCGCCGCGGGGACCCGGCCGCCGTCCTGCCACAGGTCCTCGCAGATGGCGAGGGCCACGTCCACCCCGTGCACCCGGATCACCGGCATGGTGTCGCCGGGCACGAAGTAGCGGAACTCGTCGAAGACGCCGTAGTTCGGCAGGTGGTGCTTGGCGAAGGTGAGCGCCACCTCGCCGCGGTGCAGGACCGCCGCCGCGTTGCGCGGGGCGCCCGCCGGCTGGCCGTACTTCGGCTGGGCCGTGTCGGACCGGTCGAGGTAGCCGACGACCACCGGGAGCTCCCCGAAGCCCTCCTCGGCGAGCTTGGCGGCCAGCGTGCGCAGGGCCGCGCGGGACGCCTCCACGAAGGAGGAGCGCAGGGCCAGGTCCTCCACGGGATACCCGGTCAGCGCCATCTCCGGGAACGCCACGAGATGCGCTCCCTGTTCGGCGGAGTGCCGGGTCCAGCGGAGAATCGTCTCGGTGTTCTGGGCGAGGTCACCGACGCGCGAGTCGATCTGGTTCAGGGCGAGGCGAAGTTGAGGCACGCGCCCAGTGTAATCGTCAGAGCGACGCGATGGGGTGGCGCGGGGGTGTGGGCCACCCCACGCGCGGCTACGCCGGGCGCCCTAGGGCCGGGCCTTCGCGCCCCGGTCCTTCAGCATTCCCGCCATCAGCGCGATCTCCGACTCCTGGCCGTTGACCATGGTCGTCGCGAGCCGCGTCTCCACCTTCACCTCGCACCGCTTCACACAGGCCTCGGCCATGTGGATGCCGCCCTTGTGGTGGTCGGTCATCAGCTGGAGGTAGAACACCTCCGCCTGCTTGCCGCTCAGGGTCTCCAGCTTCTTCATCTCGGTGTTCGTCGCCATGCCCGGCATCAGCGCGCCGTCCTCGCCGGAGGCCATGGAGCCCATGTCCATCCAGGTCATCGGCGGATCCGAGGACACCTTCGGCAGCTCCCACAGATCGAGCCAGCCCAGCAGCATCCCGCGCTGGTTGGCCTGCGTCTGCGCGATGTCGTACGCGAGCCGCCGCACCTCGGTGTCGTCGGTGCGGTCGCGCACGATGTACGACATCTCCACGGCCTGCTGGTGGTGCACCGCCATGTCCCGCGCGAACCCGGCGTCCGCGGAGTCGGCGGTGGGGGACGCGGCGGTCCCCTCGCCGTCGGCGACGGCGTAGGTGATCGCACCGGCCGCGACGAGGACCGCCGCCGCGGCCCCCGCGACCCACCCGACGTGCTTCATCACTCCGCCTTACCGCCCGTGCACGCGGCGCCCGGCTCCGGCGTCTGCTCGCCCTGCACGTACTTCTCGAAGAACTTGCCGAGGTTCGCGTCGTCCGCGCCCGTCACCGTGCGCTGCGCACCCCACGCCGACAGCATGATCGGCGACTTCTGGTTCTCGTAGGGGCTCATCAGCGTGTACGGCGTCTGCTTCACCTTCGCCGCGAGCGCCTCCACGTCGGCCTTCTTGGCCTTGCTGGTGTACGTCACCCAGACCGCGCCGTGCTCCAGCGAGTGCACCGCGTTCTCGTTCGCCACGGCCTCGGTGTAGACGTCGCCGTTGCAGTTCTGCCAGACCGGGTTGTGGTCGCCGCCGACCGGGGGCTCGACCGGGTACTTGACCTTCTTGTCCACGTGGGTCTGGGTGAGCTTGCCGCCCTTCCAGGTGCTCACGCCGTCGGCGCCGGCCACCAGCTTGCCGGTGGTCTTGGAGTCGGACGCGGTGTCCTCGTCGTCCTGCGACTGCACCAGCACGACCGCGCCGACGACCAGGGCGGCCACCACCGTCACACTGGCGCCGATCGTGAGGATCCGGTTGCGGCGCTCGCGAGCCTGCTCGGCGCGCCGCATCTCTTCTATGCGGGCTTTGCGCGCCGCGTTGCTCTTCTTGGCGGATCCCATGGCGTGATGTCCTTCTGCGGAAAGGGACGGTCGGGTCCGCTGATCGTAATGGTGAAGGAGTGACCTCTCGAAGGGAGGGCACAGGAAAGGGCCGGATCGCTACGCAATCGACAGCAGCCCGACAGGTGCCGACCAGTACTTTCGATGCGAAGCCCCGCCCCTTAATGCGAACCGCAGATGCACATTATCCGAGCCTGCACCTACGCTTGCCGATATGCGGCTGCTGCGCTCCACCGACCTCGCCCTGCGGATCCTGATGCGACTCTCCGTCTCCGAAGGGGCCACGCCCACCACGCGTGAGGTCGCAGCCGACATGGACGTGCCGTACACGCACGCCGCGAAGGTCGTCGCCGAGCTCCAGCACCAGGGACTGGTCGACGCCCGCCGCGGCCGGGGCGGCGGTCTGGCGCTCACCGACAAGGGGCGTACGGCGTCCGTGGGCGCCGTGGTGCGCTCCTTCGAGGGCGACGGCGACGTCGTCGACTGCGAGGGCGGCGGCACCGCGCCCTGTCCGCTGAGCCCCGCCTGCCGCCTGCGCGGTGCCCTGCGGCGGGCCCAGGAGGCGTTTTTCGCCTCCCTGGACCCGCTCACCATCGGCGACATGGTCACCGCGCCGACCGGACCGCTGCTGCTGGAGATCGGCCGGGCGCCGTCGTAGGGCTCAGCCCTGGGTGAGCCAGAGGTCGGGGCCGAAGACCTCGTAGTGGATGTCCGCGGGCGCCACTCCCTTGCCGATCAGCTGGGTGCGCACCGCCCGCATGAAGGGGAGCGGGCCGCACAGGTACGCGTGCGTGCCGGGTGCCACGGCGATGTCCGCGAGGTCGACCAGGCCGGTGTGGGCGTCCTCGGGGGCGTCCTCCTCGTACCAGAAGTGCACCCGCGCCTCCGCGAGCTTGGCCGCGTAGAGCTCCTGGTCGGTGCGCAGGGCGTGGTCGGCGGGGGAACGGTCGCCGTGCAGGACGGTGACCGGGCAGGCGCTGCCGTCCTGGGCCAGCTGGGCCAGCATGGCGATCATCGGGGTGACGCCGATGCCCGCGGAGGCCAGCAGCAGGGGGCGGTCGGTGTCCGCGCCCAGGACGAGGTCGCCGTAGGGGGCGGACAGCTCCAGTACGGCGCCCTCCTGCACGCGCGCGTGGAGGTGCTCGGAGACCTCGCCCGCCGGGGAGCCGGCGTCCTCGGCCACCCGCTTCACGCTGATCTGGCGCAGCGCGGAGTCCGGCGCCCCGGACAGGCTGTACTGCCGGATCTGCCGGGCGCCGTCCGGGAGTTCGACGCGGACCGAGACGTACTGGCCCGCGCGGAAGTCCGCCACCGGGCCGCCGTCGGACGGGCGCAGCCGGAAGGTGACCACGTCAGCCGTCTCCGCGACGCGCTCCACGACCTCCCAGTCCCGCCAGCCGGGCTCGCGGGACTCCTCGTACAGCCGCTTCTCCAGGGCGATCAGGGCGTTCGCCATCAGCCAGTAGACCTCGTCCCAGGCAGCCGCGACCTCGGGTGTGACGGCCTCGCCGAGGACGTCGACGATGGCGGCGAACAGGTGCTCGTGGACGATGCCGTACTGGTCGGGGGCGACGCCGAGAGAGGCGTGCTTGTGGGCGATGCGGGCGAGCATCGCGTCGGGCCGGTCGTCCGGGTGGTCTGTCAAATACGTCGCGAAGGCGGCAATGGAACCCGCGAGGGCCTGGCGCTGGGTGCCGGCCGCCTGGTTGCCGCGGTTGAAGAGGTCGCGCAGCAGCTCGGGGCGGGCGGCGAACATCCCGGCGTAGAAGCGCTCGGTGATCGCGTCCAGGTTGGCGCCCACGGCGGGGAGGGTCGCGCGGACGGTGGCGGCGGACTGTACGGACAGCATCAAGGCTCCTTCTGGCTCTGGACCGGTGCGCGCTCTCGCCCGGTTCGCCACCATTAAAACTTGCATCTGAAATACCAATTAACTCGGGGTCCCCCAACGAGGCTTCCGCGGGTGGCCAGGCATTACGAATGTCGGTCCGAGCAGGCAAGATGGGCGGCAGAGGCGCGGTGCGCCGGGCGTTCAGACCGGGGTCAGCCAGTCGATCAAGGTCGGCAACGCGCGTGAAACGCTGTTGTGGTGTGATGCTCAGGTGCCCGACCGCCCTCCCGCGGTACACGGGATGGTGGCCTGACCAGCAAGGATGGGGAAGCGGAAGATGGACAAGCAGCAGGAGTTCGTGCTCCGTACGTTGGAGGAGCGGGACATCCGGTTCGTACGCCTGTGGTTCACGGACGTGCTGGGCTTCCTCAAGTCCGTCGCCGTGGCCCCGGCCGAGCTTGAACAGGCCTTCGACGAGGGCATCGGCTTCGACGGCTCGGCGATCGAGGGCTTCGCCCGGGTATACGAGTCCGACATGATCGCCAAGCCGGACCCCTCCACCTTCCAGGTCCTGCCCTGGCGCGCGGAGACCCCCGGCACGGCCCGCATGTTCTGCGACATCCTCATGCCGGACGGCTCCCCGTCCTTCGCGGACCCGCGCTACGTCCTCAAGCGCGCCCTGGCCCGCACCTCCGACCTGGGCTTCACCTTCTACACGCACCCCGAGATCGAGTTCTTCCTGCTGAAGGACCGTCCGCTGGACGGCTCCCGGCCCACCCCGGCCGACAATTCCGGCTACTTCGACCACACCCCGACCAACGTCGGTATGGACTTCCGCCGCCAGGCGATCACCATGCTGGAGTCGATGGGCATCTCGGTGGAGTTCTCCCACCACGAGGGCGCGCCCGGCCAGCAGGAGATCGACCTGCGCTACGCCGACGCGCTCTCCACGGCGGACAACATCATGACGTTCCGCCTGGTCATGAAGCAGGTGGCGCTGGAGCAGGGCGTGCAGGCGACGTTCATGCCGAAGCCGTTCTCCGAGCACCCGGGCAGCGGCATGCACACGCACCTGTCGTTGTTCGAGGGCGACCGGAACGCGTTCTACGAGTCCGGCTCCGAGTACCAGCTGTCCAAGGTCGGCCGCTCCTTCATCGCGGGCCTGCTGCGGCACGCCGCCGAGATCTCCGCGGTCACCAACCAGTGGGTGAACTCCTACAAGCGCATCTGGGGCGGCTCGGAGCGCACGGCCGGCGCCGGCGGTGAGGCCCCCTCCTACATCTGCTGGGGCCACAACAACCGCTCGGCGCTGGTCCGCGTCCCGATGTACAAGCCCGGCAAGACCGGCTCGGCCCGCGTCGAGGTCCGCTCCCTGGACTCCGGCGCCAACCCCTACCTGGCGTACGCCCTGCTGCTGGCCGCCGGCCTCAAGGGCATCGAGGAGGGCTACGAACTCCCGCCGGGCGCCGAGGACGACGTCTGGGCCCTCTCCGACGCCGAACGCCGCGCGATGGGCATCGAGCCCCTCCCGCAGAACCTCGGCGAGGCCCTGACCCTCATGGAGCGCAGCGACCTCGTCGCCGAGACGCTGGGCGAGCACGTCTTCGACTTCTTCCTGCGCAACAAGCGCTCGGAGTGGGAGGAGTACCGCTCGGAGGTCACGGCGTTCGAGCTGCGGAAGAACCTGCCGGTGCTGTAGATGCTGACGCGGGGAGACCCGGGCGCTGTGTGCGTCCGGGTTTTTTCGTGCCGCCCTTCAGCCTCCTTGCCTGTCCTCCTCGTGCGGCCTCGCCTGCTCAACTGCCTCTTCGCCGCTTTCGTGTGTCCTCTCGGACTCCGCTTCCTCGTCTGTCGCTCCGTCACCACCGGGCTTGGCTCCATTGGGTCCGCCGGGCTGTAGCACGGGCTTTATCAGCATGTCGGTAGGGGGCGGCGGTGATTCCACGGCCCGCGCTGAACCACGCACGTTCTCCAGGAGCAGGTTGCCCTTCTTGTCGAGCAGCCGTGTCAGGCTTTCCTGGCCGATCCCGAATGCCACGGCCCATGCGGCGATCTGTGCCCCGCTGTCCAGTGCGGACAGTCCTGGGATGAATTCTCCGTGTATGAGGACCAGCCCCAAAATGGCAGACAAGGCGCCGATGGGGATGCGCAGAATGAGCAGACTCATCGGCACCATGTACGGAACAGCGGATCCGCGTATGTGCCGAATGGACGTGGCGCCAGCGAGTGCTGCGGATGCGGCGCCCAGGGATGCCACCAGCAATACGTTGTCGCCATCGGCAGGACCCTGCCCGACGGGGCACACATAATCCTTGGCGTTGGTGTCCTCGGGGGTGGGGGCGGGCGGTCGGAAGCACAGCTTGTCCGCGAGTGCCGCAGGATTCTGATAGCCCGAAAGAATGAGGAGGACGGTGAACGCGGAAAGAGCCAGGAAAGTGAGAAGCAAGATGTTGCGGAAATTTCGGACCCTGGCTATTTCCACCTCTTCTGTGTGATTGGCGGCATGAAGGACGTCCGCCGCGAGATGCCTGCCTCCGTCATCCAGCATGTTGTTGTGCTCGCGCAGGTGTTCCTCAAGCAGCTTGAGGCGCGGGTCCTCCTGCCCCAAGTGCTGGATACCTTTGGCCAGGACGGTGGATCCTGCCCAACCGATCTCCTGGGCAGGCGTGAGTTTGAGGACAATCAACTCGGCTTCGTGAATGGTGGCCAAGGTGCGGTCTCTTGCGGATGCGGCGGCCCAGAAAGGTGGCCAGGAATCGGTCGCCTGGCGTGCCCCGTGCAGAAGCTGATGTGCTTTGTCCGCAAGCTTCTTGTCGTGCCCGGACAGGGCCTCCATACCCTCAATGCGGTCCAGCTCGGCCTGTACGACCGCAATGTGGGCACTTGCGCGCTGACGCCAGGAACCAATTTTCCTGTGCGCAACTACGTCATCACTCATTCGAATCACAGACCTGTGGCTTCGGGAAGATGACAGGAAGATGAGAGAAGAAGAGTGAGAGGCTTGCCGGCTCAAGGACGTAGGCTGCAACCCAATTTCCAGTCCACCACATGGAGGCAGGGCCAGCAACTCAACCATGGCTTATGCTTCGTCCATGAACTCGCCTACCCGAAAGGCCGATGCCGCGTAAGCGGCCCGGTTCGCTGCGGGACGCGCAGCGCTTGCGACTCCGAGAGAGCCCGCGTCGGTTCGACGTACCGCCGCCGCCCCCGATACGCGGGCTCTCCAGCCGTGCCGGCCTCGCCGTCCACCGGTACGAGGAGCTGTCGGACGACTATGACGTCTTCCCCACCGTCACCGGCGTCGCCCTGCGGCGGTACCGGGACTTCCTGAGTCCGCCGGGGAACCGCACGCGGTACCCGTACGGGGACGACTGCGGGTGCCGTGGCTGTTCGTTGCGGGATGTTCGCCATGCGCGCGACGTGCTCGACACCGTCCTGCGGAATCTGGGTCCGCGGGACCGTGCCGAGCTGGCGCGGATCGTCGCCGTACTGGATGCGCGGTACCGGGCCCGTACGCTGCCGGATCCGCTCGCCGATCCGGAGCGGCGGTGGTGGTATCGGCGGCTGCCGGGGTGTCCGTTCACGCAGAGCGGGACCGACTGAAGGGTGTCAGCCCGCCAGCTCCGAGAGGAGTTTGTGCAAGGGCTTCTCGCCCCGGACGCGGTACTCCTGGATCGACCAGCCGTTGCCGTCGGGGTCCTTGAAGTACATGAAGGTCGCGCCGTCGTCCGGGGCGTACTGCACCGGCTCGGACACGTCCAGACCCCGCTCCACCAGCTCCGCCCGCGCCGCCTTGATGTCGGCCACGCACAGCTGGAGGCCCTGGTAGGAGCCGGGCCGCGGTTTCGACTCACCCTCCGCCAGGTCCCAGAGGTTGTCGCCCAGCGCGAGCGAACAGCCGGAGCCCGGAGGCGTCAGCTGGACGATCCGCATGCCCGGCATGACCTCCTGGTCGATGTCGACGTGGAAACCGACCTTGTCCCGGTAGAAGTCCCTGGCACGGTCGATGTCGCTCACGGGCAGCGGGATCACTTCAAGGGTGAAGTCCATCGCTAGTCCTCCCTGGAGAATCGCCAACGGGTCTGGCTGAACGGGTCACCCTTACCGAAGCCGAAAACGGTGCCCGGCGCCACCGAGAACACGAAAGCGTGCCCCGCTCCGTGGTGGAAGCAGCCGTTCCGTACCTCGAAGTGCCAGAAGCTGCCGTATTTCGCCTCCCAGGCCGCCGCCAGCTCGCGCAGCCGGTCCTCCTCCGTCACCCGGACCGCCTCGCCCTCGACGACCAGGTCGTAGCCCCGGTCCCAGGTGTTCGTGCCGGTGGTCAGCACCACCTGCGGGTTCGCGGCCAGGTTGCGGGCCTTGCGCTCCTCGGGCCCGGTGCAGAAGTGCAGGGCGCCCGACGACCAGACCGCGGGCAGCGGCGTCACATGCGGGCGCCCGTCCGGCCGTACCGTCGAGATCCAGAACAGTTCGGCCGACGTCAGTAGCGCCTGCGCCTCGGACCAGGGCTTCGCCGTGGCCTTCTCGTCGCTGTAGCGGGGGTCCAGGCGAGTGTGCGGTTGGTTGGTCATACAAGGGCAGACCCCCTCCCGCCCCCGAACTCATCGGAGCTTCTCACCAGCGGTGCGGTTACGCTCGACTCGGTACGACCTTGATCGGACAGGAGGCCGGGATGACGGCGCCGGGGCGCAGAAGCAGTACCTTCACACGGCTGCTGCGGCACGGCTTCACCGATCCGAGCGCCGCCGAGCGGCTCCTGGAGGCCCCGGAACTGGCCCCCGTACGCGACGACCCGGTCCTGCTGGAGGCCCTCGGCGAGACCGCCGATCCCGATCTCGCCCTGCATGGTCTGGTGCGGTTGCTGGAGGCGCAGGTCGGCGACACCGCGCATCGTGAGCTGCTGGACACGGTCATAGCCGCCAAGCCCTTGCGCGACCGCCTCCTCGGTGTCCTCGGCGCCTCCGCCGCGCTCGCCGAGCATCTCGCCCGGCACTCCGGCGACTGGCACGCCCTCGTCACCTACGAGCCCAGGGATCTGCACCCCGGCGTGGCCGAGTTCGAGCGGGGCCTCGCCGAGGCCACCGACCCCGTCTCGCTGCGCGTCGCCTACCGGCGCTGTCTGCTGTCCATCGCCGCCCGTGACGTGTGCGGCACCACCGATGTCGCCGAGTCCGCCGCCGAGCTGGCCGACCTCGCCACCGCCACCCTGCGCGCCGCGCTCGCCATCGCCCGCGCCGCCGCCCCCGAGGACGCCGCCGCCTGCCGGCTCGCGGTGATCGCGATGGGCAAGTGCGGGGGACACGAGCTCAATTACGTCTCCGACGTCGATGTCATCTTCGTCGGGGAGGCGACGGACGGGGCTGATGAGAGCAAGGCCCTCAGGGCCGCCACCCGGCTCGCCTCGCACATGATGCGGATCTGTTCCGAGACGACCGTCGAGGGGTCCATCTGGCCCGTCGACGCCAATCTGCGTCCTGAGGGCCGTAACGGCCCCCTCGTGCGCACCCTCAGCAGCCACCTCGCCTACTATCAGCGCTGGGCCAAGACCTGGGAGTTCCAGGCGCTGCTCAAGGCCCGCCCGGTGGCCGGGGACATCGAGCTGGGGGAGGAGTACGTCGCCGCGCTCGAACCCCTCGTCTGGAAGGCCGCCGAGCGGGAGAACTTCGTCGCCGACGTGCAGAAGATGCGGCGCCGGGTGGTGGAGAACATCCCCGTCGCCGAACTGGACCGCCAGCTCAAGCTCGGTCCCGGCGGCCTCAGGGACGTCGAATTCGCCGTACAGCTCCTTCAGTTGGTGCACGGGCGGGCCGACGCCTCGCTGCGCAGCGGCACCACCCTGGATGCCCTGAAGGCCCTCGCCGCAGGCGGTTACGTCGGCCGGGCCGACGCCGCCCAACTGGACGACGCCTACCGCTTCCTGCGCTCCATGGAGCACCGCATCCAGCTGTACCGGCTGCGCCGCACCCACCTCGTCCCCGAGGACGACGCCGATCTGCGCCGCATCGGCCGCTCCCTGGGCCTGCGCAGCGATCCCGTGGCCGACCTCAACCGCGAATGGCGACGGCACGCCGGTGTCGTACGACGGCTGCACGAGAAGCTGTTCTACCGGCCGCTGCTCGACGCGGTCGCCCAACTCGCGCCCGGTGAGGCCCGGTTGAGCAGTGAGGCGGCGCGGGAGCGGCTGGTGGCGCTCGGTTACGCCGACCCGGCGGCGGCTCTTCGCCACCTGGAGGCGCTGGCGTCCGGCGTCACCCGCAAGGCCGCCATCCAGCGCACCCTGCTCCCCGTCCTGTTGGGCTGGTTCGCCGACTCCGCCGACCCGGACGCGGGCCTGCTCAACTTCCGCAAGGTCTCCGACGCGCTCGGCAAGACCCCTTGGTATCTACGGCTGCTCAGGGACGAGGGCGCGGCGGCGGAGAACCTCGCCCGTGTCCTGTCCGCCGGACGCCTCGCCCCCGATCTGCTGATGCGCGCCCCCGAGGCGGTGGCGCTGCTCGGTGACGGCGACGGACGCGGTGGCGGCCTCGAACCCCGCCCCCGGGCCCACCTGGAACAGGAGATCCTCGCCGCGGTCGGCCGCGCCGAGGGCGGCGCCCAGGCCGTCACCGCCGCCCGTGGCGTCCGCCGCCGCGAACTCTTCCGTACGGCCGCCGCGGACATCGTCGGCTCCTACGGCACCGAGGCGCAGCCCGCCGAGGCCGACCAGGGCGCACTGGTGGACCTGGTCGGGGGCGCCGTCTCGGACCTGAACGCGGCGACCCTCGCGGGCACCCTGCGCGCGGTCGTCCGCGAGGGCTGGGGCGACACCCTGCCGACCCGGTTCGCGGTGATCGGCATGGGCCGCTTCGGCGGCCACGAACTGGGCTACGGCTCCGACGCGGACGTGCTGTTCGTGCACGAGCCGCGCGACGGCGTCGACGAGCAGGAGGCCGCCAAGGCAGCGAACCGCGTCGTCTCCGAGATGCGCCGGCTGCTCCAGATCCCGAGCGCCGACCCGCCCCTGCTCATCGACGCCGACCTGCGCCCCGAGGGCAAGAGCGGGCCGATGGTGCGCACGCTGAAGTCGTAC from Streptomyces davaonensis JCM 4913 encodes the following:
- a CDS encoding DUF3105 domain-containing protein, which gives rise to MGSAKKSNAARKARIEEMRRAEQARERRNRILTIGASVTVVAALVVGAVVLVQSQDDEDTASDSKTTGKLVAGADGVSTWKGGKLTQTHVDKKVKYPVEPPVGGDHNPVWQNCNGDVYTEAVANENAVHSLEHGAVWVTYTSKAKKADVEALAAKVKQTPYTLMSPYENQKSPIMLSAWGAQRTVTGADDANLGKFFEKYVQGEQTPEPGAACTGGKAE
- a CDS encoding DUF305 domain-containing protein, giving the protein MKHVGWVAGAAAAVLVAAGAITYAVADGEGTAASPTADSADAGFARDMAVHHQQAVEMSYIVRDRTDDTEVRRLAYDIAQTQANQRGMLLGWLDLWELPKVSSDPPMTWMDMGSMASGEDGALMPGMATNTEMKKLETLSGKQAEVFYLQLMTDHHKGGIHMAEACVKRCEVKVETRLATTMVNGQESEIALMAGMLKDRGAKARP
- a CDS encoding MFS transporter, with product MPLALLALAVGAFGIGTTEFVMMGLLPDVAADLGISIPSAGHLVSAYALGVVIGAPLLAAVTARMSRRKVLIGLMVLFVAGNALSALAPDNGWLLAARFLSGLPHGAFFGVGAVVATSLVAPERKARSVSLMFLGLTVANVAGVPVATLVGQHLGWRVTFLGVSAIGVAAIASLALLIPRDGGINPSHGLRGELAALRSLPVWLALGTTVAGFGALFAAYSYVTPMLTDAAGYADASVTLLLALFGVGATIGNLLGGRLADHAMRATLFGGLASLALVLALFPLLMSSAWSAAPAVVLLGTAAFVTGSPLQLMVMEKASAAPSLASSANQAAFNLANAGGAWIGGVALAAGFGVTSPAVAGAGLAVLGLGVAGVAYAVDRRRVPEPGRERLIAGHLPQEAEAVRT
- a CDS encoding RrF2 family transcriptional regulator is translated as MRLLRSTDLALRILMRLSVSEGATPTTREVAADMDVPYTHAAKVVAELQHQGLVDARRGRGGGLALTDKGRTASVGAVVRSFEGDGDVVDCEGGGTAPCPLSPACRLRGALRRAQEAFFASLDPLTIGDMVTAPTGPLLLEIGRAPS
- a CDS encoding globin domain-containing protein; amino-acid sequence: MLSVQSAATVRATLPAVGANLDAITERFYAGMFAARPELLRDLFNRGNQAAGTQRQALAGSIAAFATYLTDHPDDRPDAMLARIAHKHASLGVAPDQYGIVHEHLFAAIVDVLGEAVTPEVAAAWDEVYWLMANALIALEKRLYEESREPGWRDWEVVERVAETADVVTFRLRPSDGGPVADFRAGQYVSVRVELPDGARQIRQYSLSGAPDSALRQISVKRVAEDAGSPAGEVSEHLHARVQEGAVLELSAPYGDLVLGADTDRPLLLASAGIGVTPMIAMLAQLAQDGSACPVTVLHGDRSPADHALRTDQELYAAKLAEARVHFWYEEDAPEDAHTGLVDLADIAVAPGTHAYLCGPLPFMRAVRTQLIGKGVAPADIHYEVFGPDLWLTQG
- a CDS encoding NAD+ synthase produces the protein MPQLRLALNQIDSRVGDLAQNTETILRWTRHSAEQGAHLVAFPEMALTGYPVEDLALRSSFVEASRAALRTLAAKLAEEGFGELPVVVGYLDRSDTAQPKYGQPAGAPRNAAAVLHRGEVALTFAKHHLPNYGVFDEFRYFVPGDTMPVIRVHGVDVALAICEDLWQDGGRVPAARSAGAGLLLSINASPYERDKDDTRLELVRKRAQEAGCTTAYLAMIGGQDELVFDGDSIVVDASGEVIARAPQFAEGCVVLDLDLPAASPNPPTGVVDDGLRIDRVILSEDPLPAYTPELTGGYADRLDDDEEVYSALVVGLRAYVAKNGFKSVLIGLSGGIDSALVAAIACDAVGAQNVYGVSMPSKYSSDHSKDDAAELARRTGLNFRTVPIAPMFDAYMASTELTGLAEENLQSRLRGTLLMAISNQEGHIVLAPGNKSELAVGYSTLYGDSVGAYGPIKDVYKTSIFRLAEWRNRSAAERGQTPPIPENSITKPPSAELRPGQVDTDSLPDYPVLDAILERYVDRDQGADLIVAAGFDPALVTKTLRMVDTAEYKRRQYPPGTKISPKGFGKDRRLPITNGWRETA